AATGTCCCCGTGCAATGTTCCCCTGCAACGTCCCCGTGCAACGTCCCCGTGCAACGTCCCCGTGCATTCACTGTGCAATGTCCCCATGCAACTTGCCCGTGCAGTGCCCCACGCAACGTCCCCGTGCAACCACCTCAATGACAACCCCGTGCTGCACCCCATCACCCAACATCGCCCCGCATCGCCCCGCGCAACGCCACCGTGCAGCGTCCCGCCCCGTGCAACGCCGCTCCGCATCGCCCCGTGCGCCGTCCCCGTGCGCCGCGCCCCGGGGCTCACTCCGCCGCAGCGCCGTCTGAGCCCAGTAGCGGGGGGCCAGGTCGCGGCAGGCCTGGCGCCGAGCCTCGGCGCGCTGCGCCCAGGAGCTGTTGTTGAGGAGGACGGCCAGGACAGTGGCGACGCCTTGCAGCAGCCCCCTGTGGCACGGGTAGAACAAGCGAACGTGGGGCTCGTAGCACACCAGCTGGATCTTGTTGAAGGCCAGGGTGAAGTTGAAGCCCTGCTCGGAGCCGTTGGCCGCCAGCGGGCAGGAGCTGGCCACGTGCATGACGAAAGCACCTGCCCCGGACACACGGACACCGGGGTGGGCACGGCCCCAGGGGGGTCTGCAGCCTCCTCCCCGCCCTGGCACCCCGCGTCCTACCTGCGCCCCGGCAGCTCAgcgccagccccagcacccccagcgcCCACATCCCTGGCGGCGGCATCGGGGTTCTGAGCCCTCATCCCACCCTGCACCACCTGGTGCACACCCttcgcctcctcctcctcctcctcctcctctccttcctcctcctccctgttttcttctttcccgGGATCCAACGTCATCGCCATGGGCAGTGCAAGGACAACGAACGGACTGTGCCCAGGGTTGGGCCGGCACCCttgggtgcggggggggggggggggggggggNNNNNNNNNNNNNNNNNNNNNNNNNNNNNNNNNNNNNNNNNNNNNNNNNNNNNNNNNNNNNNNNNNNNNNNNNNNNNNNNNNNNNNNNNNNNNNNNNNNNccgggggggggggggggggggggggggggggggggattggcACACAGGTGGCACCACCCTCAGGTCATGGAACCGCATGGCACAACCCCGCTACGAGCCAGCGGAGAAGCCACCCTCCGGCGCCGCCAGGACAGACGACACCGCGAGGCTGCAAACGAAGGGGTTTAATTGCAACGTGCCGCCGGCTCCGTCCCCACGCTGAGCGCTCAACCTGGAAAGGGGGGGGTGGGATATGAATGAGCGGGGGGCGACGTGTCCCCTCGGTCActgtcccccccctcccggtCTGTCCCCACGTACCGCGGCGGTGTCGGCGGGTGGccgccagcagcaccagccccaccAGGGCCAGCAGGATGCCCAGCGCCACGGCGGCGCCGCACAGCGCCGTGGCCAGCACGTCGGAGGGGACAGGGTCCTGCGGCACTGCGGGGACACACCGGGCGCCGTCAGAGGGGGTCCCCAATtgggacccccccccaaaaaaaaggcGGCCCCCACTCACCCCAGTAGGTGAGCACGGAGGTGTTGTCCCGCTCGCGGGTGACGATGCAGGAGTAGACGTCCCCGGCGCGGGGCGTCAGCCGCAGGTAGGAGAAGCGCACGAAGCCCAGGTCCTCGACGGGGGTGTAGGTGGTGGTGGTGACGCCTTCGGTGACGGGGACGCCGTCCCGCTGCCAGCTGATGGTGACGGCGGGCGGGAAGATGTTGCCCACCATGCAGACCAGCGTGTTGGGCCAGCCGAGCTCCAGCGGCCGCTTCAGGAAGACGTTGGCCACCGGGATGCCTGCGGCGGGGGGGTGGCACCGGCAGGGACGGCACCGGCAGGGACGGCACCGGCAGGGACGGCaccag
Above is a genomic segment from Oxyura jamaicensis isolate SHBP4307 breed ruddy duck unplaced genomic scaffold, BPBGC_Ojam_1.0 oxyUn_random_OJ72615, whole genome shotgun sequence containing:
- the LOC118159899 gene encoding HLA class II histocompatibility antigen, DM beta chain-like codes for the protein MPPPGMWALGVLGLALSCRGAGAFVMHVASSCPLAANGSEQGFNFTLAFNKIQLVCYEPHVRLFYPCHRGLLQGVATVLAVLLNNSSWAQRAEARRQACRDLAPRYWAQTALRRSEPRGAAHGDGARGGTLHGDVARGRCRGTLHG
- the LOC118159898 gene encoding class II histocompatibility antigen, M alpha chain, which produces MGAAGGRGALLGALLGVALAAATTPEPPVHSLAEVLFCQPDAPSLGLALTFDDEQLFWFDAPSSRWQPRLPDFPPWPEATEPPSELVHDTTLCQELLQLLTRYTTQQMPMPEAKGIPVANVFLKRPLELGWPNTLVCMVGNIFPPAVTISWQRDGVPVTEGVTTTTYTPVEDLGFVRFSYLRLTPRAGDVYSCIVTRERDNTSVLTYWVPQDPVPSDVLATALCGAAVALGILLALVGLVLLAATRRHRRG